The Bryobacteraceae bacterium genomic sequence GACTTCATCCGCTTCGACGACGACCTCGGCGTCTACCTCAACCCGCAAATCCACAAAGGCCTGACGCCGGAATCCATCGTCTGGGCCTTCCGCACTACCGAACTCGGATTCTGGTTCCCCCTCACGCGCCTCTCCCAGTTGCTCGACGTCTCCCTGTTCGGCATGAACGCCAGCGGCCATCACTTCACCAACGTCGCGCAACACGCGGCCACCGTCGCGGTTCTGTTCCTCGCCTTCGAACGCCTCACCGGCGACCGTTGGAAAAGCGCCTTGGCCGCGCTTCTGTTCGCCGTCCACCCGCTTCGAATTGAGTCCGTCGCCTGGGTGATCGAGCGCAAGGATACCCTCAGCGGCTTCTTCTGGGCGCTCAGCCTGCTCGCCTACGCCCGGTTCGCTCGCGGAGCCACGAGCATCGTTCCCGTGGCGGCGGCGTTCCTCTGTGCGCTCCTTTCCAAACCGAACGTCGTCACCCTCCCCGCGATTCTCCTCCTCATCGACTTCTGGCCGCTTCGCCGCCTCAACGAAGGCGTAGGCAAGCTGGTCATCGAAAAGCTCCCTCTATTCGCGATGTCGGCCGCCCTTACCGCCATCACCGTATTCACACAAAAAGACGCCGGCGCTCTGGACCTGTTGCGTGGCGTCGACACCGCCCAGCGCCTCGCCAACATCCCAGTCGCCTACGTCCTCTACCTGCGTGACACCGTCTGGCCCTGGAACCGATCCGTGCTCTATCCCTTCGAATACTGGGCCGCATGGCAGATCGCCGCCGCCGGACTGCTGCTGGCGGCCCTCACCGGACTCATCCTCGCCCGGGCCCGCACCGCGCCGTGGATCGCCGCCGGATGGCTATGGTTCCTCATCGCACTTCTTCCCAACATCGGCATCGTCCAGGCCGGCGTGCAATCCCGCGCGGACCGCTTCACCTACCTCGGCCACATGGGCCTGTTTCTCGGCCTCGTCTGGACACTCGCGCAAGTTATTTCCGCCCGCGCGAATCTCGTGATCGGCGCCTGGGCCGCCGTCCTCGCGCTGCTCACCATCGTCCAAACCGGGTACTGGAAAGACACGCCAACCCTCCTCGAACACAGCCTCGCCATCACCCCCAGGGCCACGCTCCTGCTTACCAATCTCGGTCTCGAATACATGGATCGCGGCCAATACGAACCGGCCCGCGCGCTGTTCGCCCGCGGGGTGGAGATCGCCCCGGATGACATTGGTCCGCGCAACAACCTCGTCAACGCGCTCGTCGCCATGAACCGCGACGCCGACGCCATGCAGGCGGCCGAAGAAGCCATCCGCCGCTTTCCTCAATCGGACCTTTCCTACTCCATGCGCGCGCGTGTCTTCATCGCAACCCAGCGCCCGGCGGAAGCCATCGCCGATATCGATCGCGCCATCGCGCGGACCGAAGTCCCGGCCGAACGAGCCGCCCATCTCCACCAGCGCGGCGTCGCGCTGCACTCGCTCGGAAGGTTTGCCGAATCGGAAGCCGAACTCCGCCGCGCCATCGCCCTCGACCCCGCTCGCCACTCGGTGGAACGCGATCTCGCCAATAGCCTCGCCGCCCAGAAGCGCTACCCGGAAGCCCTCGCCGCCTATAGCCGCTACCTCACCCTTGTGCCGGACGATCCCGTCGCGCAGCAGGCGGCCGCGCAGCTACGGGCCTACTTGCAGCCCCGCTGATACGGCCGCAACCCAGTCGCTCCCCGCCGCAATCGCGACGCATCCCGCGCGCCGTCCCGCTTCGAGATCGGATTCCTTATCGCCGATCATCGCGCACCGTCCGAGTTCCAGCCCCATATCCTCCGCCGCGCGCAGCAGCATCCCGATGCCCGGCTTGCGGCACTCGCAACCGTCCTCCGGCGCATGCAGGCAGTAATAGGCGGCATCCAGCGGCGTTCCGGCCCCCGCCAACAGCGCCGCCGTCCGCGCGTGCGTTCGCATCACGTCGTCCACGGTGAGAATCCCGCGGCCAACGCCAGATTGGTTGCTGATCGCCACCAGGCCGAATCCCCACCCGCGCAGTTCCCGCAGCGCCTCCGCCACTCCGGACCGCAACCGCACGCGCGATTCGTCGCGAGCGTAGTGCAGTTCCTCAATGAGCGTCCCGTCGCGGTCCACCAGCACGGCCCGCGGTCCAACGGCCCCGCCGGCCGGGAACCGCAGTACGCCGTCTCGAATATCATGCGATGAGGAAATCATGAATGAGTCACCGCTGTGCGCCGCGATTGCCGCCCAGGTAACCGAAGAAGCCCGGCTCGCCGCGGCCCTGCTCCGCCGCGTTCACGCCGCGGCCCTCACCCGCCTTCCGCCGTGGGACGGCCTTCCGATGAACGCCCTCGCCGCCCACCTCGCCGACGCATTCCGGGGCTTCCTCGCCGTGCTCGAAGCGGTGCGCCCGGGCCTTGCCGCACGGATCGCCGCTCCGCCCTCGATGGACCCGCGCGACGCCGCGGACTCGATCGATGAAGCCGCGCGCCTCATCGCAGCCGGCTTCCACCGCATCGCTGACTCCGATCTCGCTCGCCGCCTCCCCACCGCCTTCGTTCCCGAAGGACAAACCGTGCTCGAACTCCTGCTCGTAAACCTCCGGCACACCGCCGCCCACAAGTATCAACTCTTCACTTATCTGAAAGCTTCCGGAGTGCCCGTCTCCTCGCGCGACCTTTATGAATTCCGCGAGCGCCATTCTCGCGAATCATAGCATCCGCCTGCTATCCTCAAGAACTTCATGGAAGCCTCTCCCCACCTCTCGCCGCCTCCCGATGGCTGGCGCGGCGCGCGGATCCTCGTCATTGGCGATCTCATGCTCGACACCTACCTTCGCGGAACAGCCACTCGCATTTCCCCGGAAGCGCCGGTCCCCGTCCTGCATGTCAAGGAAGAGATCGACATCCCCGGCGGCGCGGCCAATGTGGCTGCCAATGTCGCCGCTCTCGGCGGGTGCGCCATCCTCTGCGGCGTCGCTGGAAGCGACGAAGCCGGCCAGATCCTTACCGCCGCTTGCGATGCCCGCGGCATCGACGTCTCTTCCGTCATCGCCTCTTCGGGCCGCCCCACCACGCGGAAAACGCGCCTCGCCGGCGGCTTGCAGCAATTGCTACGAGTCGACCGCGAAGTCGACTCCGCCCTCGACGAAAACACTTCCGCCGAACTGATCCGCCGCGCCGAAGCCGTCGACGCCAACGCCATTGTCATCTCGGACTACGCCAAGGGCGCGGTCTCCCCGCGTCTCGTCGAAGCGCTCCGCCGCATCGCTCAGAATGCGGGCATTCCTCTCCTTGCGGATCCCAAGCCCGCGCATGCCGCCTGGTTCGAGGACGTCACGGTCGTCACTCCCAACCACGCCGAGGCCTTGCGCATGTGTGAACTCCTCGGCCTGTCTGTCGACGAGGGCCGGTACGGACTCGAACTCGCCGCCCGCCTTCGCGCCAACGTGCTCGTCACGCTCGGCGACCGCGGCATGGCGCTGTTTCCACGCGCCGATTCGGCTTCCTCCGCCGTGGTCGAGCTTCCCGCACGCGCCCGCGAAGTCTACGATGTCGCCGGCGCGGGCGACACCGTAGTCGCCGCCCTCGCACTCGGATTGGCCGCGCGCCTGCCTCTTCCGGATGCCGCGGCGATCGCCAATAAAGCCGCTGGTTTCGCTGTCGAAAAGCTCGGTACCGCGACCGTGAACATGGCGGAATTGTTCCCCGCAGAGGCCGAGACCGGCCGCTGAGCATGGATCGATTTCGCCTCCGGTACTAGCGGCGCCTACCCTGCTTCCAGCACGTCCTTTGCTTTCAGATATATAAACGTGATAGCCTATGAGATTCCATGCGTACTGTGGACCTGATCCGCCGAAAGCGCGACGGCGAAGAACTCTCTGCCGAAGAAATCGCGTTTGTTGTAGATAACTATTCGCTCGGTTACATCCCGGACTACCAAATGTCCGCATTCCTGATGGCCGTCTACCACCAGGACATGTCGGAAAACGAAGTCGAAGAGATGACCCGGCGTATGATCGCCTCCGGTGAAACCATCGACCTGTCGATGCTCCCCGGCGTCAAGGTGGATAAACACTCCACTGGCGGCGTAGGCGACAAAACCAGCCTCATCGCGGCCCCACTCGCGGCCGCGGCCGGCGCCCTCGTTCCTATGATCTCCGGCCGTGCCCTCGGTCACACCGGCGGCACGCTCGACAAACTCGAATCGATCCCGGGATTCCGCACCAATCTCACCATTGATGAGTTTCGCGAGAACCTCCGGATGTACAATCTGGCGTTCATGGGCGCAACCGCCCAGGTGGCTCCGGCCGACGCCAAGATCTATGCCCTCCGCGACGTCACCGGCACCATCGAATCACCGCCCCTCATCGCCTCTTCGATCATGTCGAAGAAAATCGCCGAGGGCGTCGACTCGCTCATCCTCGACGTCAAGGTTGGCTCTGGCGCTTTCATCAAGAAACAGGTGGACGCGCGCCGGCTCGCCCAGTTGATGGTGATGCTCGGCCGCCGCGCCGACAAGCGCGTCCAGGCGCTCATCACCGACATGAATCAGCCCCTCGGCTACGCCATCGGCAACGCGCTCGAGGTGATGGAAGCGTCACAGACGCTCCAGAATGCCGGCCCCACGGACCTCACCCGCCTTTCGCTCGAACTCGCCGCGCGCATGATCTACCTCGGCCGCGTCACCATGACGCTCGAGGACGCCCGTGAGCTCGCCCAGGCCAAGCTGCTCGACGGCTCCGGCTACAAGAAGTTCAAGGAAGTGATCGCCGCCCAGGGTGGAAACGCCCAGGTGCTCGATCGCTTCGACATGCTCCCCAACGCCACCGGCGTCCGCGAGATCGCCTCGCCGCGCAACGGCTACGTCAGCGCCATTGAGGCCGAAGCCATCGGGCTCGCCTCCGCCATGATCGGCGGCGGCCGCGACACCAAGGAAGCCGCGGTCGACCCCGCCGTCGGCGTCATCCTCGAGGTCAAAGTCGGCCAGAAGATTGATGCCGGCGCCGTTCTCTGCCGCATCTATTACACGAAGGAAGAAAGGCTCGACGACGCCGCCGAACTCGTCGAAGACGCTTTCCGCATTTCACAAAATCCGCCTGACGAACGCGAGCTGATTCTCGAAGTCGTCGGCTAGTCCGGGGACTACATATGGAGCGCTTCGTGGGGCTCCTTGGACTGGCCGCGATCCTCACGCTCGTCTGGCTCTTCTCGGCGGACCGCAAGCGCATCCCGCCGCGCACCATGGCTTGGGGCCTCGGCCTCCAGATCGGTTTCGCCGTCGTTGTTCTCAAGACGCCGGCCGGCCGCATTTTCCAATCCGCCTCTGCCGCGGTGAATTCGCTCATCCACTACGCCGAAGCCGGCAGCACTTTCATGTTCGGTAAGCTTGGCGCGGGCTCCCAGGAGTTCGGCGTCATCTTCGCGTTCCAGGTCCTCCCCATCATCATCTTCATCGCCTCGTTGTTCGCCGTGCTCTACTATCTCGGCATCATGCAGATCTTCGTCAGGGCCATGGCTGCCGTGATGTACCGCTTCATGGGCATCTCCGGCGCTGAAGCCACCTGCGTATCGGCTAGCATCTTCATGGGCCAGACCGAGGCGCCTCTCACCATCCGCCCCTTCGTGCCCCGCCTCACCGAAAGCGAGCTGTTCACCATCATGACCAGCGGCATGGCTCACGTCTCCGGCGCGGTGATGGCCGCCTATGTCCTCATCGCGCACGTCGAGATCCAGCACCTGC encodes the following:
- a CDS encoding tetratricopeptide repeat protein produces the protein MARRDRSTQKSATTPPRVWPPWRIALALAALTFAVFARTIGFDFIRFDDDLGVYLNPQIHKGLTPESIVWAFRTTELGFWFPLTRLSQLLDVSLFGMNASGHHFTNVAQHAATVAVLFLAFERLTGDRWKSALAALLFAVHPLRIESVAWVIERKDTLSGFFWALSLLAYARFARGATSIVPVAAAFLCALLSKPNVVTLPAILLLIDFWPLRRLNEGVGKLVIEKLPLFAMSAALTAITVFTQKDAGALDLLRGVDTAQRLANIPVAYVLYLRDTVWPWNRSVLYPFEYWAAWQIAAAGLLLAALTGLILARARTAPWIAAGWLWFLIALLPNIGIVQAGVQSRADRFTYLGHMGLFLGLVWTLAQVISARANLVIGAWAAVLALLTIVQTGYWKDTPTLLEHSLAITPRATLLLTNLGLEYMDRGQYEPARALFARGVEIAPDDIGPRNNLVNALVAMNRDADAMQAAEEAIRRFPQSDLSYSMRARVFIATQRPAEAIADIDRAIARTEVPAERAAHLHQRGVALHSLGRFAESEAELRRAIALDPARHSVERDLANSLAAQKRYPEALAAYSRYLTLVPDDPVAQQAAAQLRAYLQPR
- a CDS encoding HAD family hydrolase; the protein is MISSSHDIRDGVLRFPAGGAVGPRAVLVDRDGTLIEELHYARDESRVRLRSGVAEALRELRGWGFGLVAISNQSGVGRGILTVDDVMRTHARTAALLAGAGTPLDAAYYCLHAPEDGCECRKPGIGMLLRAAEDMGLELGRCAMIGDKESDLEAGRRAGCVAIAAGSDWVAAVSAGLQVGP
- a CDS encoding DinB family protein, giving the protein MNESPLCAAIAAQVTEEARLAAALLRRVHAAALTRLPPWDGLPMNALAAHLADAFRGFLAVLEAVRPGLAARIAAPPSMDPRDAADSIDEAARLIAAGFHRIADSDLARRLPTAFVPEGQTVLELLLVNLRHTAAHKYQLFTYLKASGVPVSSRDLYEFRERHSRES
- a CDS encoding PfkB family carbohydrate kinase codes for the protein MEASPHLSPPPDGWRGARILVIGDLMLDTYLRGTATRISPEAPVPVLHVKEEIDIPGGAANVAANVAALGGCAILCGVAGSDEAGQILTAACDARGIDVSSVIASSGRPTTRKTRLAGGLQQLLRVDREVDSALDENTSAELIRRAEAVDANAIVISDYAKGAVSPRLVEALRRIAQNAGIPLLADPKPAHAAWFEDVTVVTPNHAEALRMCELLGLSVDEGRYGLELAARLRANVLVTLGDRGMALFPRADSASSAVVELPARAREVYDVAGAGDTVVAALALGLAARLPLPDAAAIANKAAGFAVEKLGTATVNMAELFPAEAETGR
- a CDS encoding thymidine phosphorylase, encoding MRTVDLIRRKRDGEELSAEEIAFVVDNYSLGYIPDYQMSAFLMAVYHQDMSENEVEEMTRRMIASGETIDLSMLPGVKVDKHSTGGVGDKTSLIAAPLAAAAGALVPMISGRALGHTGGTLDKLESIPGFRTNLTIDEFRENLRMYNLAFMGATAQVAPADAKIYALRDVTGTIESPPLIASSIMSKKIAEGVDSLILDVKVGSGAFIKKQVDARRLAQLMVMLGRRADKRVQALITDMNQPLGYAIGNALEVMEASQTLQNAGPTDLTRLSLELAARMIYLGRVTMTLEDARELAQAKLLDGSGYKKFKEVIAAQGGNAQVLDRFDMLPNATGVREIASPRNGYVSAIEAEAIGLASAMIGGGRDTKEAAVDPAVGVILEVKVGQKIDAGAVLCRIYYTKEERLDDAAELVEDAFRISQNPPDERELILEVVG